ATCTGTTTCTTCGCGTCGTTTTTCATTCTGTCTGGAAGGAAATTCAGCGGAAAGCCCTCTAACAGTAAGGCTAGATATGCATCTGGTGCCGATTCAGATCTGCTCTCAGTGGAAATGTTTTTGTAAACTTGAGCTGTTAAGGATTTGGGGCTGTGAGTGAGAAGAAAGCAGATGGACTTTGCAGTTCTTCTGAGAACGGAATCAGGACAAAGAGGCGCTTCTGATGTTGACATTGACAACATGAAGATACAAAGTTTATCGATCACATTGGCCACCGTATCGTCAGTGGCATGACGAGCCCAGAAGCACCAGAGTTCCATGACTATCTGCCAACACAGGAAGTGGGGATGCAAGAGATTCTGGAGTAAGAGTGTTTCAAGCTCTTCCCATGCAGGAGATGAAGACAGAATAATCATAAGGCTTTTAAGAGATAGAAGCAGAGCTGAAAACATCGATTCCCAGATTATTGTCTTCCCAGAACCATCTGCCATTGGTAGCTGAGAAGAAAGGACTGAAGTGTAAACCTTTTCGTCTGTTAATATGTCGAGAAACCATTGCAGCTTTCTGGTGATTGCAAGCTTTGCATCTTCTTCAAGCTCAGAAGAATACCTAATGACAGACTGAAACAGTACAACTCGGGCCAGGAGCAAACCTCTGGCACTTGCTGCGGATTCAACAGATAAAGACAGGATATCCACCAATGATGGTTCTGTCTGCGAATCATGGCCCTGTTTGTTACAAACTTGGGTTGAGAAACATTGTTCATTTATGAACAACGAATCAAGAAGTGAGAGCCTGAGTTCTTGTGTTATTTCGCCTGCGTTCAACAGTGCACTTAGAAGATCTACAGTTGTTTTCTCAAGAAGATCCGTCATTACTTCACTTGCGTGTTTGCCATGGGTTTGTTGGCTCAGCGAAACTTTGAACGCAGAGATCATCAAGATGCAGAGTGATATTTCCTTGAACACCATAGACGCCTGGCTTGGAAAAAGCGCCGCAACTTTAACAGCATTGATGAGATAAAATTTCACAGGAAGAAAGACTCTTCTGGCTTCTGTTGCAGATATGTTTTCCTTCGCTGAGCAAGACCAAGCCTCAGCGGCAAATCTCAGAGACTCCTTGATCAGTGATATCAGCTTTAGAATGATTTCTCCTACATCTACCTTAGATGCCAATGTCTGCTTGTCTATCTGAAGCAAAGTAATCACACCCTTCCATGATGTATTAAGAATTGTCACAAGATTACCACCATCTCTTGCAGCAAGCATACCCAATTCGCTCATAGATTTAATTCCCATCGTAATTATGCTAACCAAATTACATACACTGTTGCCTTCCTCCATCCTTGCTATTCCTACATTTCCATTAATCTTCATTTCGTTCACACACTGATTCACTGTTGGAGAGAACTCTTTGCACAGACGAACGATAGAGTCAATCACCCCTTGCACAGCCTTAAGAATCTCCGAGGAAAAGGATTCAACTTTCTGTTTCAAAAATAAGGTGAAAGCTATTAATGCTATTAACAGATGACAACAATGCTAAACACTAATCTCAACCTCCAGTAGAAAATGTAACTTCAGTCAAAACATATGCTAATTAATTCATTGTTCAGATGATTTCCGGAAGATACCTTGGCATTCAATATCACCTCCTTTGTCAAATTCAGCTGCTCTGAAACAAACTTAACAGCTGAGGCCTCATCACTCACGAAACATGTTTTTCCAATAGCAGTAAAGCTTGAGGCAGAAAAGCGAAGATAATCCAAAAGAAGCTGCATTAAGAATGATAGAATAGCTCAGTCGACCAGTAATCTCTGACAGACTTGTACTTACAGAAGCGTCTAACATTACCAACCTGAAAGAAAATGTTAGAATGCTCTTCCTCTTGAGACTCCTCCATGGACATAACAGACATGTATAAATGTTTCCCACACCATGGGCTTACCTACGAGAAGTGGAGTAAGAAAAGATAATACAACAACTAATGAGGCTCAGCACTAAGCAGCAAAAGGGAAAATATTGTACCTTAATACCAAAAGCTAGAAAATATTGAGAGCAATCAGAACGATCCAAAGCCAGGTACTTTGAAGCAACATGCAGAATCGCCTTGTTCAACAAACACTGTGACACGTCAAGACATGTGACGTCTTCCCAGAGTGCCTATACTGCTGTCAAGGACGACATGAAACATGCCAGAACATACCATTTAAACCATATCTAATTGTCTTAGCCCAAGTGAACCATAGTAGTAACACTTAAAACATATCAAACATGAAGCAGATAATAACTTCAGTGCAAAAGTGTTCAATATCATTATCCTGGAATCTCTATTCGCACGATATTTTCCCTAAAACCAACAATCAAACACATAGAGATCAGAGCGTACAACTGAACATATTTCAACAAAGTGTGGATACTGTTAGGCTCTGGAGGAAAGAGGGCACATCAGAATCCCCTTGTGTATCTAACTGAGCGAGCTGCGTGAGTAGTTGAACCCGGTTCTCAATCAGCTGTTGTTGTACAAATTGAAAGCTCGTTAGACCTTATGTGCTAAAAAAATTGCAACTGCTTTCAGTAAATCCATTCTTAATAGCTACAACTCCTAATGTACTTTCTTCTTCGTAGACCTCAAGAGGATACAAACATATATGTACACGGATCAAAAACGAAATTGATTCAGCTGATAACAGATTTTAAGCTGCGGAAAACTCAATCCACACAATAAATCAAGCAATCGGAAGGATACGGATTGTAGAATTTACATAGCGCAGGACGAAGATGGTACGGAACAGTCGCGAGATTTAACTGGAAGTTTTTTTACAGATTCCTGGAAAATTAATCGAAGCTGGAGGAGACAAAGAAGAAGCTTACGTCGGAAGATTTGATCTCTTCTAGTATCATCATCGCATTGTTCTTCTCCATCTCTCGTCCTCTCCCTTCCTCACTCTCTTTCTATCTCTAAAATGTTTGTTGATAATCCCTCAAATTAAACATATGGATATCCCTAATATATGTATGCTGGATGATATTCTTATAATGCTCGTTTATGAAATATGATTTTAACATTTCGCAACCGTACAATATTTATCCattataaaatgatgaatacaaatgttggtctcttaaatatatcatcgttgttAAAGAGCTAAcgtattacatctcattttaattatttttagatttcgtatgcaaaaaaaaaaagaaattaagttttgaGGCCACAGagatcaccaaaaccaaatagacGACATTGATTATATAATGATGAAAGGGGATTAgtttttctgctctcgattgtttactattgactcttcataagtgatttcattttctacctctatagaaTTATGATTTCGTTatcgtctttgtttcattgatttgagttaagtttcttttaaaaacttattttatgaattcagtgaattacataagtatcaattaaaaaaatagacatcTGTAAAAATCAGTTTCACTCCATAttcatatctaagaatcaaaattttgaaaaaaaatcactcgcaaactatattaacaagttagtgttcaaatctaatatatcaaactgttatagaatataagtgcagactcgaaatataaatgtttgtctagtatatattcaccagctcggtttaaaaatcatctaattagaacaacaaaacaaatgacttatttcaccagtttgggtaatatctgaatccgaatgggtaatatccaaacccgaatggatatccgaagataaccatacataagtatacttaactctatatttctagtttatttctctcattttattaaaaatatttatattaatgattcttattgctcaaaattagataatatacatataattatggacaaaatcatttgctactcacttaaaatacatatcaggTTCTTGTTTTTTCCATTAACAAAATTTGCctctaaattttcaaaacaacaactaaattagtatctttctatttttaagttttatctccaaacctattaatagtttaatcttttaaaatttttaaaaaaacagctaagttaaaatatattttaaatacaaaaaacttaaacaatgaataatttattttttttttcttcaaaatttaaatatccaaatccgatccaaaatatccaaacccgaacataaaatacccgaacccaactcgaagtgtagaaatacccgaacaggttctatacctttatactgaaatataTGATACAAACCTGAACATGTATCCGAATGCCCACCCCtatgatatatgatcatttgtatcttgcttgaacaaaaaaaagttagactattgatcacaaaattttaaatgtgggacttttaccatttttagtaatttatagtcgtttttaaaaattaaaaaatataacatataagaaaaaatctaattgtttttattatatgcttaatgtgattgtttaatttttttttaatagtataaaattaaacaaaaaagagagatgatagaattttttttatcacatatgtattattcataatcattaattgtcacatatatatgttaaccatattaggtaatttcatagcttttatttaaggaaagaaaaatatttttttgtatactattaattaatttgatagttagtttaataaaaagcatagtatatgtttatctggaccaacttatttttctaacaattctaagaatcattttcgtgatgacatgtggctacgaaacatgttgtaatgctcgaggattaatatataggggatattatGTGTTGATCCGATACAATTGAATTAATcggatatatatatgtattagatcagataaattcaattttagtaTGTTCACTAAAATTCTGCATATAAAGCCCCATGATATTATTTGAATGTACATAAAtagtttaaatttcaaaataaaatattttttcttagagcatctctaatggtaaacaaaacaattatctatatttcactctaaaatattGTAACTCTATTACAGAGTTAGATTTGCTTCAATGGTTCACTCTGTAATATAATTACTCTATAATATAGTGAAATATATAGtatgttatttttttactccaaatatagagtcttactaaattaattaatgaaacgatgtccatgtaccatgaaagagtgtttcatctacattaattaaaatgtagaatgtattttgaaattttaaaacaacactaaagatcataagcttcagttatagagcatttaccgaaaaactcaatatttcgtaggggtgttaacacatagattttgagaaaaattcaaaaatatgaaaatattgttttaatgcatagtttcattcttcactaacatatgatgaatgtcaaacaGGTTTGGAACCtctgttgtcttcatttctttagagaataacaattttatagtggttagtccaccaatttagggagtattatgaagttttactaaattaattgataaaaaattaaagcgattctcatgtaccatgaaatagagtttaatatacattaatacaaatgtataatgtgtttagaaattttaaaataacactaaagatcataggcttcagtaaatagaacatttaccgaaaaacccaaatttttgtaggggttcacacatagattttgagaaaaactaaaaaatataacaatactgttttaatgcataattgcatcctaaactaacatatgatgaatgtcaaagaggtttggaacctttgttgtcgtcgtttctctagagaatagtgattttatagttgttagtccactaatttagggaatattacgaagttttactaaattaattgataaaaaattaaaacaatgcgcatgtaccatgaaaaatagtttaatatacattaatacaaatttagaatgtgtttagaaattttaaaataacacgaaagatcataggctttcaatatatagagcatttactgaaaaacacatagaatttgagaaaaattcaaaaatatgaaaatattgttttaatgcatagtttcatcattcactaatatatgatgaaggtaaAAGAGGTTTGGATCCTAAgtttctctgtttctctagagaaaaGCGATTTTATAgaggttagtccaccaatttagggagtattacgaagttttactaaactaattgataaaaaattaaagcgatgtccacgtaccatgaaatagagtttaatatacaataataaaaatgtataatgtgtttagaaattttaaaacaacactaaagatcacaggcttcagtatatagaacatttacagaaaatctcaatattttcgtaggggattttgaaaaaaattcaaaaatataacaatactgttttaatgcataattgcatcctacgctaacatattatgaaggtcaaagagctttggaacatttgttgtctccgtttctctagagaatagtgattttatagtggttagtccaccaatttagggaatattatgaagttttactaaattaattgataaaaaaattaaaacgatgctcatgtaccatgaaagagagtttaatatacattaatacaaatgtataatgtgtttagaaattttaaaacaacaataaagatcataggcttcagtatatagagcatttaccgaaaaactcaaattttcgtaggggttaacacttagattttgagaaaaattcaaaaatataacaataccgttttaatgcataattgcatcctaaactaacatatgatgaaggtcaaagagttttggaacctttgttgtctccgtttctctagagaacagtgattttgtagtggttagtccactaatttagagaatattacaaaattttactaaattaattgataaaaaattaaaacaatgcacatgtaccatgaaagaaagtttaatatacattaatacaaatgtagaatgtgtttagaaattttaaaacaacactaatgatcataggcttcagtatatagagcatttaccgaaaaactcaatatttcgtcggggttacacatagattttgagaaaaattcaaaaatatgaaaatattgatttaatgcatatttgcatccttcactaacatatgatgaaggtcagagaggtttggaacctttgttgtctctgtttctctagaaaatagcgattttatagtggttagtagtCCACCTATTTCaagagtattacgaagttttattaaattaattgataaaaaattaaagcgATGCTCAAGTTctatgaaatagagtttaatatacattaataaaaaggtagaatgtgtttagaaatattaaaacaacactaaagatcgcaggcttcagtatatagaacattgacagaaaaactcaatattttcataggggttaaacacattgattttgaacaaaattcaaaaatataataatatttttttaatgcataattgcatcttacactaacatatgatgaagttcaaagaggttttgaacctttgttgtctacgtttctctagagaataacgatatTATAGTGGTCAGTCCAGCAATTTAGGGAATATGATAAAGTGTTACTAAAttacttgataaaaaaaaaatgcacaTGTACcacaaaagagagtttaatatacattaataaaaatttagattgtgtttataaattttaaaacaacactaaagatcataggctatAGTaaatatagcatttaccgagaaactcaatatttcgtaagggggacacatagattttgagaaaaaatcaaaaattcaaaaatattgttttaatgtatagttgcatctttcactaacatatgatgaatgtcaaagaggtttggaacctttgttgtctccgtttctctagagaatagcgaattaatagtggttagtccaccaatttagggaatattatgaagttttactaaattaattgataaaaaattaaagcgatgcccatgtaccatgaaagagagtttaatatacatttataaaaatgtagaatgtgtttagaaattttaaaacaacactaaagatcataggcttcagtatatataacatttaccgaaaaactcaatattttcgtaggggttgttaacacatagattttgaaaaaaaattaaaaatataacaatacttTTTtcatgcataattgcatcctacCATTCAACTTTACATAGGTCATCTGCATACTGAGGTTTTTCAAACCATAAAAAACGatcctcttttcttttttttttgaaaacactaacatatgaaagaggtttggaacctttgttttctccgtttctctagagaatagcgatttatagtggttagtccaccaattcaaggaatattatgaagtctTACAAAACTAATtgataataaattaaaacaatgcacATGTACCTTGTAAGAgagttaaatatacatttatacaaatgtagaatgtgtttagaaattttaaaacaacactaaagatcataggctttagtatatagagcatttaccgaaaaactcaatatttcgtaggggttaacacatagactttgagaaaaattcaaaaatataacaataccgttttaatgcataattacatcctaaactaacatatgatgaaggtcaaacaggtttggaacctttgttgtctccgcttctctagagaatagtgattttatagtggttagtccactaatttagggagtattactaaattaattgataaaaaattaaaccgatgcccatataccatgaaatagtgtttaatatacattaataaaaatgtagaatttgtttagaaattttaaaacaacactaaagatcacatgctttagtatatagaacatttacagaaaatctcaatattttcgtatgggaatttgaaaaaaattcaaaaatataactatgctgttttaatgcatacttgcatcctacactaacatattatgaaggtcaaagagctttggaacctttgttgtctccgttactctagagaatagtgattttatagtggtattccaccaatttagggagtattatgaagttttacttaattaattgataaaaaaattaaaacgatgtccatgtaccatgaaagagagtttaatatacattaatataaatgtagaatgtgtttagaaattttaaaacaacactaaagatcataggcttcaatatatagagcatttatcgaaaaactcaaattttcgtagggggttaacacatagactttgagaaaaattcaaaaatataacaataccgttttaatgcataattgcatcataaactaacatatgatgaaggtcaaagaggtttggaacctttgttgtctcagtttctctagagaatagtgattttatagtggttagtccattaatttagggaatattacgaagttttattaaattaattgatacaaaattaaaacaatgcacatgtaccatgaaagaaagtttaatatacattaatataaatgtagaatgtgtttagagattttaaaacaacactaaagatcataggctttagtatatagagcatttaccaaaaaactcaatatttcgtcggggttacacatagattttgaaaaaaattcaaaaaaatgaaaatattgatttaatgcatagttgcatccttcactaacatatgatgaaggtcaaagaggcttgtaacctttgttgtctccgtttctctagaaaataacgattttatagtggttagtagtccaccaatttagagagtattacaaagttttattaaattaattgataaaaaattaaagcgATGCTCAAGttccatgaaagagagtttaatatacattaataaaaaggtagaatgtgtttagaaatattaaaacaacactaaatatcataggcttcagtatatagaacattaacagaaaaactcaatattttcgtaggggttagttaaacacatagattttgaacaaaattcaaaaatataacaatatttttttaatgcataattgcatcctatactaacatatgatgaagttcaaagaagtttggaacctttgttgtctccgtttctctagagaatagcgatatTATAGTGGcaagtccaccaatttagataAAATGTGATaaggttttactaaattacttgataataaaaaaatgcacATGTAacatgaaaaaaagtttaatatacattaatgaaactttaaattgtgtttagaaattttaaaacaacactaaagatcattggctttagtatataaagcatttaccgagaacctcaatatttcgtaggggggttaacacatagattttgagaaaaattcaaaaatattgttttaatgcatagttgcttcttttactaacatatgatgaaggtcaaagaggtttggaacctttgttgtctacgcttctctagagaatagcgaattaatagtggttagtccaccaatttagggagtattatgaaattttactaaattaattgataaaaaattaaagcgatgcccatgtaccgtgaaagagagtttaatatacgtttataaaaatgtagaatgtgtttagaaattttaaaacaacactaaagatcattggcttcagtatatagaacatctaccgaaaaacttaatattttcgtagggattaacacatagattttgaaaaaaaatcaaaaatataacaatactgTTTtcatgcataattgcatcctacCATTCAACTTTACATACGTAATCTGCATACTGAGGTTTTTCAAACCATAAAAACcgatcctcttttttttttttttgaaaacactaacatatgatgaatgtcaaagaggtttggaacctttgttttctccgtttctctagaaaatagcgatttgtagtggttagtccaccaattcaaggaatattatgaagttttacaaaactaattgataaaaaaaataaaacaatgcaCATGTACcaagaaagagagtttaatatacatttatacaaatttagaatgtgtttagaaattttaaaacaacactaaagatcatagaatttagtatatagagcatttaccgaaaaactcaatatttcgaaggggttaacacatagattttgaaaaaaattcaaaaaagtgaaaatattgttttaatgcatagttgcatcattcattaacatatgatgaagctcaaagaggtttggaacctttgttgtctccgtttctctagagaatagcgattttatagtggttagcccaccaattttgggagtattatgaagttttactaaattaattgataaaagatTAAAGCGATACCCGtgtaccatgaaatatagtttaatataaattaatacatatgtagaatgtgtttagaaattttaaaacaacactaaagatcatatgcttcaatatatagaacatttaccgaaaaactcaatatttttgtaggggttaacacatagattttgaataaaattcaaaaatataacaatactgTTTTCATACATAAttgcatcctacactaacatatgatgaatgtcaaagaggtttggaaccattcttgtctccgtttctcaagagaatagcgattttatagtggttagtccaccaattttaggaatattatgatgttttacaaaattaattgataaaaaattaaaacaatgcacATGTACCaggaaaaagagtttaatatatattgatacaaatgtagaatgtgttttgaaattttcaaacaacactaaagatataggctttagtatatagagcatttaccgaaaaactcaatatttcgttggggttaacacataaattttgaaaaaaaatcacaaataggaaaatattgttttaatgcatagttgcatccttcactaacatatgatgaaggtcaaagaggtttgg
The window above is part of the Brassica napus cultivar Da-Ae chromosome C8, Da-Ae, whole genome shotgun sequence genome. Proteins encoded here:
- the LOC111198117 gene encoding uncharacterized protein LOC111198117 isoform X2, which encodes MSVMSMEESQEEEHSNIFFQLLLDYLRFSASSFTAIGKTCFVSDEASAVKFVSEQLNLTKEVILNAKKVESFSSEILKAVQGVIDSIVRLCKEFSPTVNQCVNEMKINGNVGIARMEEGNSVCNLVSIITMGIKSMSELGMLAARDGGNLVTILNTSWKGVITLLQIDKQTLASKVDVGEIILKLISLIKESLRFAAEAWSCSAKENISATEARRVFLPVKFYLINAVKVAALFPSQASMVFKEISLCILMISAFKVSLSQQTHGKHASEVMTDLLEKTTVDLLSALLNAGEITQELRLSLLDSLFINEQCFSTQVCNKQGHDSQTEPSLVDILSLSVESAASARGLLLARVVLFQSVIRYSSELEEDAKLAITRKLQWFLDILTDEKVYTSVLSSQLPMADGSGKTIIWESMFSALLLSLKSLMIILSSSPAWEELETLLLQNLLHPHFLCWQIVMELWCFWARHATDDTVANVIDKLCIFMLSMSTSEAPLCPDSVLRRTAKSICFLLTHSPKSLTAQVYKNISTESRSESAPDAYLALLLEGFPLNFLPDRMKNDAKKQIFAEFFHFIENFNQKPLSSSRYSVQGGPVFALTACIGILKMSIPEIDSKTLKFGVALIQKLRNSKDEMTRDRYTEILSETLSIISRSEQLYTCQEMDNVITELQRLFITETDNSQHHLHKLKPSLALFLSGLSNYEMSETETCPKSRAVWELYHLLLRKRHWALVHHAVTAFGYFCARTGCAELWRFVPEDAALAFDIASGKEAKTERFMSELKMFLEKEQALLSTTASQEELEMLSKEGTQVKATVQKLLEGRKQQRSMEVEKQSNKRRKLPEGICRGVELLQKGMKRINEALSEMSSDESQDFQKSILNQFSCLEDLVSHLVSLAASE
- the LOC111198117 gene encoding uncharacterized protein LOC111198117 isoform X1, whose product is MEKNNAMMILEEIKSSDLIENRVQLLTQLAQLDTQGDSDVPSFLQSLTALWEDVTCLDVSQCLLNKAILHVASKYLALDRSDCSQYFLAFGIKVSPWCGKHLYMSVMSMEESQEEEHSNIFFQLLLDYLRFSASSFTAIGKTCFVSDEASAVKFVSEQLNLTKEVILNAKKVESFSSEILKAVQGVIDSIVRLCKEFSPTVNQCVNEMKINGNVGIARMEEGNSVCNLVSIITMGIKSMSELGMLAARDGGNLVTILNTSWKGVITLLQIDKQTLASKVDVGEIILKLISLIKESLRFAAEAWSCSAKENISATEARRVFLPVKFYLINAVKVAALFPSQASMVFKEISLCILMISAFKVSLSQQTHGKHASEVMTDLLEKTTVDLLSALLNAGEITQELRLSLLDSLFINEQCFSTQVCNKQGHDSQTEPSLVDILSLSVESAASARGLLLARVVLFQSVIRYSSELEEDAKLAITRKLQWFLDILTDEKVYTSVLSSQLPMADGSGKTIIWESMFSALLLSLKSLMIILSSSPAWEELETLLLQNLLHPHFLCWQIVMELWCFWARHATDDTVANVIDKLCIFMLSMSTSEAPLCPDSVLRRTAKSICFLLTHSPKSLTAQVYKNISTESRSESAPDAYLALLLEGFPLNFLPDRMKNDAKKQIFAEFFHFIENFNQKPLSSSRYSVQGGPVFALTACIGILKMSIPEIDSKTLKFGVALIQKLRNSKDEMTRDRYTEILSETLSIISRSEQLYTCQEMDNVITELQRLFITETDNSQHHLHKLKPSLALFLSGLSNYEMSETETCPKSRAVWELYHLLLRKRHWALVHHAVTAFGYFCARTGCAELWRFVPEDAALAFDIASGKEAKTERFMSELKMFLEKEQALLSTTASQEELEMLSKEGTQVKATVQKLLEGRKQQRSMEVEKQSNKRRKLPEGICRGVELLQKGMKRINEALSEMSSDESQDFQKSILNQFSCLEDLVSHLVSLAASE